The following nucleotide sequence is from Brachyspira suanatina.
AGAATGAAGCAGCACCCATTATAGGAGGCATTAACTGTCCGCCTGTAGAAGCTGAAGCCTCAACAGCACCTGCAAACTCAGGTCTGTAACCTAAAGATTTCATCATAGGTATTGTGAAGCTTCCTGTACCTACAGTGTTTGAAACAGAACTTCCTGATACTGTACCGAACATAGCACTTGTAAGTACTGCTACTTTAGCAGGACCTCCGTCAAATCCGCCTGCTATAGCATTACATATATCTATAAAAAACTGACCTATTCCTGTTTTATCAAGTAAGGCTCCAAAAAATATGAATAAGAATATAAATGTAGCTGAAGCACCTATAGGAGTACCCATTATTCCTTCAGTATTATAAAATAAATGTGATACTAATCTTTGAAGAGAATAACCTCTATGATTTAAGAAACCAGGTGCATAGGCTCCGAATAATGCATATATAATAAAAATTATAGATATTACAAGTATAGGAAGTCCTACAATTCTTCTGCATGCTTCAAATACAAGAAGTATTCCTATTATTCCTATTATAATATCAGTTGTTGTATATATACCAGCTCTTCTTACTATTGTTTCAAAATTAATTGTAATATAACTCCAAGAACCAGCACCAATTATAGCAAATATTACATCATACCAAGGGAGTTTATCTTTAGGCATGTCTTTTTTCATAGGGAAAAGCAAATAAGCAAGAAGTATAACAAATGCTAAATGTGTAGCCCTTACAACCTGGGCTGTAATTTTTCCTGAAAGTATTGAATATAATTGAAATAAACAAAATACGACAGATATAACAATTATTAAATATTTTTTCCAATCAGAATATTTTCTATATCTTGATTCACTATCATATTTACTCATGTAACTATCAATTTCTTCAACTGTTGGAATGTGAATATCATTTCTGTGTTTCATTGTTTCCCCCTTAATATTTTATTATTCATTAAATTTATTATTATTGTAGATAATGACACCCTTTTATATTGTATTTTTATATTTACTTGAGGATTGAATAGAGTATTTAATTTTATTTCTTTTCCATCAAGTTCTATTCTATGGTCAGCTACAATTCCGACAAATAAATATAAATCTTTTATTATTTTATTAATATTATTTATTTCTATATAATCATCTGTAATAATTATATTTTCATTATCTTGCGGATCCGACATACCTGCCCCATAAGATACAAACCTTGTCTTATCCAGTACAATATCATTATTAGTATTTATAATATAATAATCTCTAATTCTTCCCTTATTTACAGAATGGGTATATGAAATTAAAAATTCTTTTTTATTAATATTAAATATGAAATTAACTTTATTATTTTTAACACTATTTAATACAAGTCTTGGAAATAGAGGTATAAATAATAAAGCAATAATTACTACAATGACAAATATACATATAATAACTTTTTTAAACATATATAATTTTTAGAATATTATTAATGCATTCATTATTATCTATGTTATAAATAATAATGAATGTATCTTAAAAGTGTATATTTGTAATTATTCTATATTATATCCTAATTCTTTATAATATTTTAAAGCACCTGGATGGAAAGGTACTGATATGCCTTTATAAGCATCATCAATATTTAATTCTTCACCTTTAGCATGAGCAGTTGCTAAATCAGATTTTTTATCAAATAAAGTTTTTACTAAATTATAAACAACATCTTCAGGTATATTGTTATTAACAGCAATAGTTGCTTTTACTGCTATTGCAGTAGTATCTGTAGTAACATTATTATATGTATTGGCAGGTATTGTAACTTCTGTATAATATTTATATTTATTTAAGATATCATCTACCTGAACTTTGTCTAAAGATACTAAAACTATATCGCTTGATAGAGATAATTCTTGTAAAGCTGCATTAGGTATTCCTGCAACTATGAAACAAGCATCTAAAGTACCATTTTGTAGTCCATCGCTTGATTCTTTAAATGAAAGATTTGATTTGTTTATATCATTAAAAGTCAATCCATAAGCTTCTAATATTTGTTTAGCATTGAATTCTGTGCCACTTCCAGCATCTCCAACTGATATTCTTTTTCCTTTCATATCAGCTATTGTTTTAATTCCGCTTGCTTTTGTAGCTGCTATTTGTACTATTTCTGGATATAATGTAAGAATAGCAGAGAAATTTGACAATACTTCGCCATCAAATATATCTGTGCCGTTATAAGCATAATCCATAACATCATTTTGTACGAATGCTAAATCAGCTTCATGTCTATTAAGAAGTCTTAAATTTTCAGCAGAGGCTCCTGTTGATTGAGCAGTAACATTCATTCCTTCTATGTTGGCATTCCATATACTAGCTATACTTCCGCCAAATGAATAGTATGTACCACTTGTTCCTCCTGTGGCAAAAATGTAGTTGAGATTGTTGCTTTTTTGACATCCAATCATTAATATTAATGATAGAATGGCACTAATAGTGATAAAAACATTTCTCATAATAATAATACTCCTTGTAAAATTTACTAATATAATACACTTTATAATATTAAAAGTCAATATTTATTGTGTATATCTTTTTCATATTATTATTGATTTATTATAAATTAATGATATTATTCTAATACTTCTATTATATCTTCGATACTAAATTCGCCTTTATAATAAACTTTTTTCCAAGTATATCTAGCCCAATTTGTAGTAGTATATTTTTTTCCTCCTGATATAATTTCTTTATATCCGTCAAAATTTCCCAAATATAATGTCATTTGTTTTTGATCTATTCCTTTCCAAGCATCTCCATTATTAGCACCTGTAAAATCCAATCTTGTACCATAATACACAACATGCTTAAGATTTTTTACACCAGCAAGCATACTAGGATACATAGTTTTAAAATTAGTACCTAAAACTATAGCTTCAAGAGATGTGCAATTATCAAAAGCATTATCTCCTATAGCCTCCATATCAGCTGGAAAATAAACACCTGTAAGATTTTTTACATTCATAAAACTTTCATTAGGCCATTTCTTTCCATTTCCTTCAAAAATAACATTTTCTGCATACAAAAATACATGCTTATCAGGCTGCTTTCTTAAGCATTCTGCTATACTCAATATTGTAGTTTTATCTATAATTCCTCTAATTCCTAATCTGCTTCCTCCGCTTCTATCTATAGCATCATATATTACAGGGCATTGAAAAGTTCCTCCTCCGCTAGTATATGGTAAATGAATTTGGTATACAAAAAAATTGATTTTATTTGCTTCTTCTAATGCATTATCAGGACTTAAATATTGAATATTACAAGATATAATAAAAATTAAAATAATAGTTATAAGAATTATAAAACTTTTTATTTTCATAAATTAGACTCCTTTATAATTTTGGTTCTCCAGCAAATCTATACACAAATGGTACAAACATAACTGAAAAACTCTTTGAAAATATAGCATATTCAAATGATAAAGATTGGTAAAATATATCAATAGTTGCACCAACTCTTATATCATAACTGAAATAATTATCTTTTATTGATATTTTAGGCATACTTGTATTAAATTCATAAGTTTGATTATTAATATTTTCTGTTACAGTATTTATACCAAATTCAGAATCAGAATCTACAAAACTATATACTAAATCAACTCCAATAAATCCATATATTGCAAAATAATCTATATATGGAAC
It contains:
- a CDS encoding DUF1850 domain-containing protein — protein: MFKKVIICIFVIVVIIALLFIPLFPRLVLNSVKNNKVNFIFNINKKEFLISYTHSVNKGRIRDYYIINTNNDIVLDKTRFVSYGAGMSDPQDNENIIITDDYIEINNINKIIKDLYLFVGIVADHRIELDGKEIKLNTLFNPQVNIKIQYKRVSLSTIIINLMNNKILRGKQ
- a CDS encoding TAXI family TRAP transporter solute-binding subunit, producing the protein MRNVFITISAILSLILMIGCQKSNNLNYIFATGGTSGTYYSFGGSIASIWNANIEGMNVTAQSTGASAENLRLLNRHEADLAFVQNDVMDYAYNGTDIFDGEVLSNFSAILTLYPEIVQIAATKASGIKTIADMKGKRISVGDAGSGTEFNAKQILEAYGLTFNDINKSNLSFKESSDGLQNGTLDACFIVAGIPNAALQELSLSSDIVLVSLDKVQVDDILNKYKYYTEVTIPANTYNNVTTDTTAIAVKATIAVNNNIPEDVVYNLVKTLFDKKSDLATAHAKGEELNIDDAYKGISVPFHPGALKYYKELGYNIE
- a CDS encoding leucine-rich repeat protein, whose translation is MKIKSFIILITIILIFIISCNIQYLSPDNALEEANKINFFVYQIHLPYTSGGGTFQCPVIYDAIDRSGGSRLGIRGIIDKTTILSIAECLRKQPDKHVFLYAENVIFEGNGKKWPNESFMNVKNLTGVYFPADMEAIGDNAFDNCTSLEAIVLGTNFKTMYPSMLAGVKNLKHVVYYGTRLDFTGANNGDAWKGIDQKQMTLYLGNFDGYKEIISGGKKYTTTNWARYTWKKVYYKGEFSIEDIIEVLE